The region ttaccgacaATCATatccttcgataattaccgaaaGATGCAAGCGTCGTAATTATCAAAGACCAGAGATCATCAATAAATATTACCGACAAAAGATTTATCGACAGATATATGACTGacaaaaaactattttttaagagttaatatagtttaacatattaaattaatagtaataatatgaaatattattgtaatgATGTTCTCACTaagaatttggtaaaaaaatagGTTAGATAATCTCttaaaaaattgagaacaaattaaaaatatccaaaataatGAGGctgaattttaaaaatgttataaaagggaaaataaataaagataatgaaatatattaaattatttaaaaaatgaattaagttGTCTAATTCATTtccttttaatgttttatacatTAGTTGAAAAATGTTCTCCTTATCTTAAATTAcatcttttttgttgttttctaaCAACCGATTAAGGTTTATGCCtattttatagattaaatagaacttaaaatattaatttagttagGAAAACTAATtaagtttgatatttttatttatttctaaaaaaattatttaaaaattacattatttagtTGAATTCTaagataaaataacaattatttttaatgtatagaaaaagagagtttaatatattaatttagtggtgagatgaatttaaatttcctaatttgtttattttttatataatttaattaatacttttacTTCTAATTACATTCTTTAGTTGAACTAAAAACATGAATATGGACTGTTTTTATGTAAAGAAACGaagaattaatatattaattccattgtaaaatgaattaaattgtttaattacgtgtttttgttaatatatttttttttatttcaaattacattatttatctAGATTTTATGAACTGAATAAtgactaattttataatatagaaaaaatagaacttaatgtattaatttaattaaaaaaatgaattaatattcTAATTTGTTCACTGTCGTACATTTCAGTTTAAATTAGTATTctaaattacattattatttatctGACTTAATGACGgttttaatgtataataaaatagaattaaatatattctgctcattagaaaaaataaaatcaaatggcccaatttttacaaattttaaataatacttttactctaaatatgttttagtaaaattttaaaataaaaatatatatactcagtactttgatttttttttttttacagtgaTACTGTCTgaaggaaaataaaaggaagagtaTTTAATTGAAGATAACTCTTTTTTATCAGCAATTGAAGATGACTTAATgtattaaatgaattattttaaattaattaagagattaaaggttaaattatgtttttcaattaatgaatattttacttttattattaaacatctattttcaataaatatcttctccattctttactttagtttaaatcattaaatattaaattcatttatcaatgaaattttcaatatatttcaaGCAACACTTAATGCATGTTCGAAGTGCGTTTTACGcgtagaaatagaaaaaataaatgagacAATATGAATACAACTATTTAAAcagaagataataataataataataataataataataataataataataataataataataataataataataataataataataataataataataataatNtaataataataataataataataataataataataataataataataataataataataataataataataataataataataataataataaatttcagataatagtaataaattatattagcaaaaaaatgttataaaagttataaaatataaaatgtagtaaataacatttaaaatatgaaatctaTTAATGCACcataaatgtttaatatatataaaataaaaataaccaacaatttgaggaaaaaaacaaagtttgcTTTCTGTCACTTGTTTGGTGAGAGGAGTTACATTGTATCAGTTGAcgaaatgaaaatttcaaagcaGTGTGGGGTCCAGTGGAAGTCACACGTGTGGAAAAGTGTGCCACCATTTCTCACGTGCCACCATCTCTTACATTTTCTTTCCCTCTCTTGTCACCATTCCTCACGTGACACCATTTTTCGGCACCATTCCTCACGTGACACCATTTCTCACACTCTCTTGTATATATCTCTCACTATATCTCTGcacttcattttttcttctatctCTTTTCTGTGCTTCTCACCATGCACGTGCATTTCCTTTACCATCTTTTCTAGTTGTTCTTCTGAACTGCGtctctctctctgttttctTGCTCACCTTGTTGAACTTTACCAGACTGTGAAGATGAGTTCACGATCTTTGAGGGGAAGTCGTCAGAGGAAGATGTTGCAGCTGGACCTGAACATGGTGCCACCATTAGAGGACAACAGTGTCCAAATTGATATTGATCCAAATCAGGATGATacagatgatgatgatgtggtTGAACTGTCACCAACTACATTTGCTCAGGTTTAAAGCTCACTCAGATTAACTAAATTAAGTTTAGTTTTctcagaaaaagagaaagataggTTCTTGTTCATGACAGAGaactaaaatgtttttttcaattttgctaGGAAACACTAATTTTCTGTGTATGATTCTGAGTTTTGTTGTGATTTTTGTTGTCTCAGACTCGGAGCAATCAGAAGAGGAAGATTCACAGGAGGAGCATTTATGATATAGGTAActcttattaatatttgttcAGTGATGAAATGATTTTGgaatttcttttctaaattattcttattGGATGTGTTAGTATTTTGATAAGATTTCACACTTCACTCTACAGAttgaaaagtgttttaaatgtgCATTCAGatattataatgaatttattaaacCTAATAACAAAGATCTGTGTATATAGATTGTATGTTTGATATATAGATCTTctaacttttaataaattatttcctTTTGCCCACTAAAAAAACAGTGTAtatcagtgttttttttttcttttttatttatgttttttcatttgaCCTTATTCCAAATCTGACATgatatcaaaatttttatttttcagtgatTCTGTTTGGGTATTGGTATTTTCATGAGATTGAATGGTTTGGTTTCCATTTTTCCTCATGAAGAAGTGATGACCCTTAATTGAATTGGCATGGTCACACTgtcaatttgaaatttataattagttttctagaattgaaagaaagacaTTGTGGTGatgaatttttctttgaatgaGGGTAGTTTGATGGGTTGGAATGAGATCCATTTCCTTACATGACCTTAAGAAATTTTGCTGGTCTACTATTCTTTGCCTTACACCCCACTTTTCTTCAGTATGTTTGTTCATTTTTGTGAGTACATTTGTGtctttgaaagaagaaaactgttTCTATTTGTTCCATTGTCAATGGGAAGACATTTTCACTCCAGCTTTGAAAATATATGAGAAGGTTTTATCTCTAATCTAATGAATAACAttatgtttgatgaaatgcaaACTACACGAGGATCAGCAAATGAGGAAAATAATTGACATTCATCAGCACATATATAAATGAATCAATCCATGCCCTTAGATTTATGATATATATCATTCATAACAGTAAATCCAACTTTAGAATGTGGAAACCATGAATGTTTCTGTAGAGTTTGCACATTATTTTTGTGGTATATAAGGGATTTGTGTACGACTTGTCTACTGAAACTGCTTATTTCATATTAGTtggaaaaaatttctttaacaacacttttttaacaacattctGATAACGTATACGTGAGAGTTTGTGattagtctgttttaaatatttttttaaatgtaaattcaaataaatcaataaagtgatgacagatgttctgttataaaaaaattgtcaaaatatcagtATCCTTATTAGTTTAACTGGGTGGTTTAAGATGTATCATTCATGATCATTGCAGATGATGAGACTGGAGAATTGCCGAAAGAGATAGTAATTGACGGAAAGGTCTATAGAACTGTGGAAACTGGTAGCAGTTCTACGGTAATGAAATCTTCCAAGCAAAACTGCAGCTTAAGATTTCTACATGCCTCACTTTAGTTATGAGtatgtttatgtttttactGTGAAAGTTTCgtatcgattagagataaaagtcaatttataatatttaagtaggtataaatctcatcttacaaattggttttgtgagattattttatatttaaagtttatttcttaatacAGTATGAGAATTATAGTTAGATATCGAGTCATTATTAGACCActtattaatttatcaattttttttttaataggaagaaaatgagaagaagacAGCTGAACCTCCTGAACCTCCTAAGAAGCCGCCTGCACTTGACTGTCCAATATGCATGGCTGCTTTTGAAGAACCAATGTCTACGAGGTGTGGTCATATCTTTTGTAGGGGTTGCATTAACCCTGCAATAGCTGCACAGGGTAAATGCCCTACCTGCAGAAAGAAGGTTACGAAGAACCAACTCATAAGGGTGTTTCTTCCATCTCTTAGTTAAAggtaagataaaaaaacaactcATTATTCACTATACTGTTTTCATATATATCACTGTGACTTGCACTAGAAATGTCTGccattattttccattttttttggatatttttcttTGGGGGTGTGTGGAATTTAGCTAGTGGAGGGATTTACATGAATATATGGCATGGAAACATTTTCGTATATGTTAGATGGTTTACAtatataagaaatgaaaaaaaaaaaagtaaaagtgtatGTTGTTTAGTAGAGTTAAATTTAATAGACATACGTTTATTTGAGAcacctaataaaaataaaataatcataaaaaaataaattttataaatttttaaaaaaaataaaaaagataatattaaataaatgtaaaaaattatgtatgtcattatatattttttaaattaaaaatgatgttTAGGTACAAAGAATAACTTATATAATGTTGTGAATAgttcataagaaaaataaatcaaaattaacaacaagaaaaaagttgcatgatttatttaatattgaatgtcttctctcttttttagctttcaaaaattatttgaatagtTTTGGTTGTTCCTTTTTATCATACAATTTCATAAACTTCCCCTAACTCTTTTATAGTTTGCATAACTTACTTGGAGggcttcat is a window of Vigna radiata var. radiata cultivar VC1973A unplaced genomic scaffold, Vradiata_ver6 scaffold_134, whole genome shotgun sequence DNA encoding:
- the LOC106753570 gene encoding E3 ubiquitin-protein ligase RNF4-like, with product MSSRSLRGSRQRKMLQLDLNMVPPLEDNSVQIDIDPNQDDTDDDDVVELSPTTFAQTRSNQKRKIHRRSIYDIDDETGELPKEIVIDGKVYRTVETGSSSTEENEKKTAEPPEPPKKPPALDCPICMAAFEEPMSTRCGHIFCRGCINPAIAAQGKCPTCRKKVTKNQLIRVFLPSLS